A window from Vespa velutina chromosome 13, iVesVel2.1, whole genome shotgun sequence encodes these proteins:
- the LOC124953926 gene encoding riboflavin kinase, with the protein MREMSDKILPCFVSGTVVRGFGRGSKALGIPTANFSESVVNSLPKNFDTGIYYGWGALDGKIYKMVASVGWNPFYKNEKKAFEVHILEIFPNDFYDKELKVIVTGYIRKERDFASIDELIKEIKNDIMIAEKELDKPNMLNYKYDTFLTS; encoded by the exons ATGCGTGAAATGAGTGACAAAATATTACCATGTTTTGTATCTGGTACAGTGGTTCGAGGTTTTGGTAGAGGCTCAAAAGCATTAGGCATTCCTACAG cAAACTTTTCAGAAAGCGTTGTTAATTCATTACCTAAAAATTTTGATACTGGTATATATTATGGTTGGGGTGCTTTAGatggaaagatatataaaatggtTGCAAGTGTTGGATGGAAtccattttataaaaatgagaaaaaagcaTTT GAAGTtcatatattagaaatatttccaaatgatttttatgacAAGGAACTTAAAGTGATTGTTACTGGttatatacgaaaagaaagagattttgCATCAAtag AtgaattgataaaagaaataaagaatgatattATGATTGCTGAGAAAGAATTAGACAAACCTAATATGTTGAATTACAAATATGATACTTTTTTAACAAGTTga
- the LOC124953925 gene encoding magnesium-dependent phosphatase 1-like, translating to MSEKKPKVIVFDLDYTLWPFWVDTHVTPPFVKRKKDEIVDAHGQIIHHYKDVPDILKKLSEEGYELGVASRTSEIKGAKQLLNLLDWEKYFKYKEIYPGSKTTHFSQIKKLSNVEYKDMMFFDDEQRNISDLNKIGVLSILVKNGMTHEVIDHGLKKFSKL from the exons atgtcagaaaagaaaccaaaagTAATTGTTTTTGATTTAG acTATACATTATGGCCTTTTTGGGTTGATACACATGTAACACCCCCTTTTGTAAAACG gaaaaaagatgaaatagtAGATGCACATGGTCAGATTATACATCATTATAAAGATGTACctgatatattaaagaaattgtcAGAGGAAGGATATGAGCTTGGCGTAGCATCACGCACTTCAGAGATTAAAGGTGCTAAACAATTATTGAACTTACTAGAttgggaaaaatattttaaatataaggaGATATATCCCGGTTCCAAAACAACTCATTTTTCACA gattaaaaaattgtctaaTGTCGAGTATAAAGATATGATGTTTTTTGATGATGAACAACGAAACATAtctgatttaaataaaataggaGTGTTGTCTATATTAGTTAAAAATGGTATGACGCATGAAGTTATAGATCATGGATTGAAAAAGTTTtccaaattataa
- the LOC124953923 gene encoding DNA primase large subunit-like, whose protein sequence is MFYIKPPSGQICLHVMEKCVYTRLEYLEYLYNNKTSEFDGNFQYLLEGSAYDKVGHFILRLIASTSTDLWMYWVQRETLLLKHRLDNIIPRQLNSLLQSIIRQLDMVNHKENGINLNIRRICVFYLQSIVFKHIMSKNHTDDCCIFQYKVRFELIPELIKRREVDLTAGYAIVYCSQWKKLLIALFNTYLIQDLKHIKSHTWHVNNDVRLNSLKQQVLFYISRNRPTVGRINNKNINFEVQKFPLCMQHLHTVLRKSHRLSHYARLYYSLFLKESGMKIDDAIQYWKEEYSKPHTCTSVCMHKWQTDAKKFIYSIRHLYGLEGSHRNYKSPSCTVMCTQIPGPTYEGGCPFKNFDSDRLTNLLSTSLTKDEIDKFLKIMPLQKPEIICTTYFKMIHKNSDDDVIVSSPLQYYTMANNLY, encoded by the exons atgttttatatcaaACCGCCGAGTGGACAGATATGTCTGCATGTTATGgaaaaatgtgtatatactagattagaatatttagaatatttatataacaacaaAACTAGTGAATTTGatggaaattttcaatatttattagaagGTTCTGCATATGATAAAGTTggtcattttatattaag ATTAATAGCTTCAACATCAACTGATTTATGGATGTATTGGGTTCAAAgagaaacattattattgaaacatcgactagataatattatacctAGACAATTAAATAGTCTTCTTCAAAGTATTATACGGCAATTGGATATGGTCAATCACAAAGAAAATgggataaatttaaatatacgaaGAATATGTGTATTCTATTTACAATCTATAGTTTTTAAACATATTATGTCAAAAAATCATACTGATGATTGTTGCATTTTTCAATACAaag TAAGATTTGAGTTAATACCAGAATTAATCAAACGAAGAGAGGTTGATTTAACTGCTGGATATGCTATAGTATATTGTTCGCaatggaaaaaattattgatagcattatttaatacttatttaatacaagatttaaaacatattaaatCGCATACATGGCATGTGAACAATGATGTTAGACTTAATTCTCTCAAGCAACAagttctgttttatatatcacGAAATAGACCTACCGTtggaagaataaataataagaacataAATTTTGAAGTACAGAAATTTCCCTTGTGTATGCAACATCTTCATACAGTATTGAGGAAAAGTCATCGTCTTAGTCATTATGCTCGTTTATATTACAGTCTATTTTTAAAGGAAAGTGGAATGAAAATAGATGATGCTATTCAATATTGGAAAGAGGAATATTCTAAACCACATACCTGTACTTCTGTTTGTATGCATAAATGGCAAACAGAtgcgaaaaaatttatatacagtaTTAGACATCTTTATGGTTTAGAAGGATCtcatagaaattataaatctcCCAGTTGTACtgttatgtgt aCACAAATTCCAGGACCTACATATGAAGGAGGTTGcccatttaaaaattttgattcaGATAGGCTTACTAATCTTTTGAGTACTTCATTAACAAAAgatgaaatagataaatttcttaaaattatgCCTTTGCAAAAGCCAGAAATAATATGTACAActtatttcaaaatgatacATAAAAATAGCGATGATGATGTCATTGTTAGTAGTCCATTACAATACTATACAATGgcaaataatttgtattaa
- the LOC124953922 gene encoding piggyBac transposable element-derived protein 4-like: protein MAKRSNTNESHDTSSSEDELQIDVYTDMLERLIVEENDSSDSDIVQATRRRKDCIDSDSNESDTKENTPQHDNVSSSEEWEDVTESGVPPVTINFDLHDEIAGPQLPNNVKEPIEYFTLYFTEELADSIIKETNNYANEEIRKKQLSRKSTWHNWHDITKEEFLAFIAVILNMGLIQLPNIQEYWSTASNSRIPFFPETFTRARFMQIFWMLHLKKPTQRNATIRTRIQKVSNYLEYIDDKFRQYFIPYKAVVVDESIVKCKGRIAFITYNPNKPTKWGIRIYALTDSKTGYLFTILPYYGSITSDNISRSDLPVTTRIPLHLYNKLLNRIPDAKGYHMYTDRYYTSILLAEELLKMNCHLTGTIQVNRKGVPTQIKKPKFSRKTTVAYRKNSTTLLAWKDKRIITILTNYYNTQLQSTHRTLRGGHIVTVNKPEMVLEYMANMGGVDRADQYASTYCFLCKSLKWWRKLFFWGLEMCVINSYIIYRISKQTNNETPMTHHKFVKVLIDQLRGDFRESRTRPSTSSADNRLENKLHIPDVGQRKRDCIVCSDRKTPGGRRQTTYYCQTCTNQPAMHFGECFKVYHTVLNYKK, encoded by the coding sequence aTGGCAAAACGTTCAAACACGAATGAGTCTCATGACACGAGTAGTAGTGAAGATGAGCTCCAAATAGACGTTTATACAGATATGTTAGAAAGACTAATTGTAGAAGAAAACGATAGCAGTGATAGTGATATCGTCCAAGCAACAAGGCGACGAAAAGACTGCATAGATAGCGACAGCAATGAAAGtgatacgaaagaaaacaCACCGCAACATGACAACGTATCGTCAAGTGAAGAGTGGGAAGATGTCACTGAATCAGGCGTTCCTCCAGTCACGATAAATTTTGACTTACATGACGAAATAGCTGGACCACAACTACCAAATAACGTAAAAGAACCcatagaatattttacattatattttactgAAGAATTAGCAGAcagtataataaaagaaacgaacaattATGCCAATgaagaaattagaaagaaacaacttTCACGAAAATCTACATGGCACAACTGGCACGATATTactaaagaagaatttttagcATTCATCGCAGTTATCCTAAATATGGGATTGATTCAACTGCCAAATATTCAAGAATACTGGTCTACCGCTTCCAATAGTagaattcctttctttccagAAACATTCACTAGGGCCAGATTTATGCAAATATTTTGGATGCTACATTTGAAGAAACCCACGCAAAGAAATGCGACGATAAGAACTCGTATCCAAAAGGTTAGcaattatttagaatatatagaTGACAAGTTTAGACAATACTTCATACCGTATAAAGCAGTCGTGGTGGATGAATCTATTGTAAAATGCAAAGGTAGAATAGCATTTATTACCTATAATCCGAACAAGCCAACGAAATGGGGTATACGCATATATGCGCTAACGGATTCAAAAACtggatatttatttacaatactTCCGTATTACGGCAGCATAACTTCCGATAACATTTCCCGGTCTGATCTTCCAGTAACGACCAGGATTCCactacatttatataataagttgTTAAATAGAATTCCTGATGCAAAAGGATACCACATGTACACTGACAGATATTATACCAGCATTCTATTAGCAGAAGAATTGTTAAAGATGAATTGTCATCTTACTGGCACTATACAAGTTAATCGAAAAGGCGTACCGacacaaataaaaaaaccaaaattttcaagaaaaacaaCAGTTGCATACAGGAAGAATAGCACTACGCTTCTTGCGTGGAAAGACAAAAGAATTATCACAATACTCACTAATTATTACAACACACAACTGCAATCTACCCACAGAACATTACGCGGTGGACATATTGTAACAGTCAATAAGCCTGAAATGGTGTTAGAATACATGGCAAATATGGGTGGTGTGGATCGTGCGGATCAATACGCTTCGACATATTGTTTTCTCTGTAAGTCACTGAAATGGTGGAGGAAGTTATTTTTTTGGGGGTTGGAAATGTGTGTCATTAAttcatacattatttatcgaatctcaaaacaaacaaataacgAAACGCCAATGACGCACCACAAGTTTGTCAAGGTACTCATTGACCAATTGAGGGGTGATTTTCGTGAATCTAGAACGCGTCCATCCACATCTTCTGCGGACAATAGATTAGAGAATAAACTACATATTCCTGATGTGGGACAAAGAAAACGGGATTGCATTGTTTGTTCTGACAGGAAAACACCTGGTGGCAGGCGTCAAACAACTTATTATTGTCAAACGTGCACTAATCAGCCTGCAATGCATTTTGGGGAGTGTTTTAAAGTTTATCACACTGtactaaattataaaaaataa
- the LOC124953921 gene encoding GTP-binding protein 2, with protein sequence MESFLALFDPEDDKNIIRGTWDDSETKENDVSDCENYSADENQEEKLPPEPEQGNVEYKLKLINPSNQRFEHLVTQMKWRLREGHGEAIYQIGVEDNGRLTGLSKDELKASLKTLKEMASRLGATTCVLRERVAISKYKNIKEKKCDGERRVAEVLVKKLRKDDREDQGSVVDLRLAVIGAQDAGKSTLLGVLTQGELDNGRGRARLNMLRHLHEIKTGRTSSISHEIIGFDNEGHVLNYAEMTTAEEICEHASKVVTFIDLAGYRKYLRTTVSGLTGYSPHYVILVIAPPMNEASQEHMALCLTLRLPFFIVLNKNDLGFYDTHDTLVQLENAIQAHGYSKQLLLYNINNNISQYYETDIIPVFTVSCVTGKGLGELTSFIRNLPPSETNPTDSDPESCLFQIDETFRVAGLTQPVLGGLLVKGAIAPGTRLLVGPLPDGKFSPVKVASIHRNKAPCCLVRASQSASLTLAPSTNHSPPLPHFRPGMVLVSVRDKPHATLFFQATVLIVYHATAIFSGFQTTVHVGNVRQTCIIEGIMDMKDRGLQTNDTASILFRFVSHPEYLHVGMRLLLREGRTKGIGKITQTFPLIGSQHTIQ encoded by the exons ATGGAGTCATTCTTAGCATTATTTGACCCAGAGgatgacaaaaatattataagaggCACGTGGGATGACTCAGAGActaaagaaaatgatgtaTCAGATTGTGAAAATTACAGTGCTGATGaaaatcaagaagaaaaattaccaCCAGAACCAGAGCAAGGCAATGttgaatataaattgaaattaataaatccatCTAATCAACGATTCGAACATCTTGTTACACAAATGAAATGGAGGCTCAGAGAAGGTCATGGAGAGGCAATTTATCAAAttg gtGTTGAAGATAATGGAAGATTGACAGGCTTATCAAAAGATGAACTAAAGGCATCTCTTAAAACTTTAAAAGAAATGGCTTCTAGATTAGGTGCGACAACTTGTGTGCTTCGTGAAAGAGTTGccatttctaaatataaaaatattaaggaaaaaaaatgtgatggTGAGAGAAGAGTAGCCGAAGTTCTGGTGAAGAAATTACGAAAAGACGATAGAGAGGATCAAGGAAGTGTTGTTGACTTGAGATTGGCAGTAATAGGTGCTCAGGATGCTGGAAAGTCAACTCTCTTAG GAGTATTAACGCAAGGTGAATTAGATAATGGTAGAGGGAGAGCAAGATTAAATATGTTACGACATCttcatgaaataaaaacagGCCGCACATCGTCGATTTCGCACGAAATTATTGGATTTGATAACGAAGGACATGTCTTAAATTACGCTGAAATGACAACGGCTGAAGAAATTTGCGAACATGCTTCGAAAGTTGTTACCTTTATAGATTTGGCTGGTTATCGCAAATATTTAAGAACAACAGTTTCTGGATTAACTG GATATTCTCCTCATTATGTCATATTGGTGATTGCACCACCAATGAACGAAGCGTCACAAGAACATATGGCTCTTTGCCTGACATTAAGACTTccatttttcattgttttaaataaaaatgatcttgGGTTTTATGATACTCATGATACCTTAGTTCAACTAGAAAATGCTATACAAGCGCATGGTTACtctaaacaattattattatataatattaataacaatatatcaCAGTATTATGAAACAGATATTATACCAGTATTTACAGTCAGTTGTGTTACTGGAAAAGGTTTAGGTGAACTAACATCATTTATTAGAAACTTACCACCATCTGAAACAAATCCTACGGATTCAGATCCAGAATCGTGTCTATTCCAAATTGATGAAACATTTAG AGTTGCTGGTTTAACTCAACCTGTTTTGGGTGGTTTACTTGTAAAAGGTGCAATTGCACCTGGAACACGATTATTGGTAGGACCTTTACCTGATGGTAAATTTAGCCCTGTAAAAGTTGCTAGCATACATCGTAACAAAGCTCCTTGTTGTTTGGTACGAGCATCACAAAGTGCCAGTTTAACTTTGGCACCATCGACAAACCATAGTCCACCTCTACCACATTTTCGACCAGGCATGGTTTTAGTTTCTGTGCGAGATAAGCCACATgcaactttattttttcaa GCTACTGTATTAATTGTTTACCATGCTACTGCAATTTTTTCTGGTTTTCAAACTACTGTTCATGTAGGTAACGTAAGGCAAACGTGTATAATTGAAGGTATAATGGATATGAAAGACAGAGGTTTACAAACAAATGACACAGCGTCTATATTATTTAGGTTTGTTAGTCATCCAGAATACCTTCATGTTGGAATGCGACTTTTATTAAGAGAGGGTCGTACCAAAGGAATTGGTAAAATCACACAAACTTTTCCTTTAATTGGTTCCCAACATACTAtacaataa
- the LOC124953924 gene encoding neural/ectodermal development factor IMP-L2 isoform X1 has translation MKRFLTPSTLFLIIVTMNMIFGSPLSLIRLLTNNRAYGHGVNKDSNHLDNEKNYENSISIDDSAPTADINLQDYQHDWTKITKNPASSLTATIGNRIELQCEANGSPPPQILWLKGNDPEKQLAEFLGKSMADMEISSDGWEGLGQIVSKLVIECVTPNDQGLIYCASVAGKKVQLSSPTLLLINGENGNSSCNGENKPTITLYSPMRFALIGSTVVLPCRATGKLRPYTYWLDNNAAVIHSSSNPRHKILRNGDLVIDPLEWTDMGSLTCYAKSDYKEDSVTTFLYPMVNEKKHF, from the exons ATGAAACGATTCTTAACACCGTCCACTCTTTTCCTGATCATCGTTACGATGAATATGATCTTTGGAAGtcctttatcattaattagattattaacaaataatcgTGCTTATGGCCATGGAGTTAACAAAGATTCTAATCATTTGGACAATGAAAAGAATTATGAGAATTCAATATCCATAGATGATTCTGCTCCAACGGCTGATATTAATTTACAG gattaCCAACATGATTGGACGAAAATTACGAAGAACCCTGCGAGTTCTTTAACTGCCACAATCGG aaACCGAATCGAGTTACAATGTGAAGCTAATGGCAGTCCACCGCCACAAATTCTTTGGTTGAAAGGAAACGATCCGGAAAAGCag CTAGCCGAGTTTCTGGGCAAAAGTATGGCGGATATGGAGATTTCTTCCGACGGATGGGAAGGACTCGGTCAGATTGTTTCGAAACTCGTCATAGAATGTGTTACACCGAACGATCAAGGTTTAATTTATTGCGCATCCGTAGCTGGCAAGAAAGTGCAGTTGTCCAGTCCGACCTTACTCTTGATCAATg GAGAGAATGGAAACAGCAGTTGTAACGGCGAAAATAAACCCACGATAACTCTGTACTCACCGATGAGATTTGCTCTGATTGGATCTACGGTCGTTTTGCCATGTAGAGCTACAGGCAAGCTGAGACCTTATACGTATTGGTTGGACAATAACGCGGCAGTTATACATTCGTCCTCGAATCCACGACATAAGATCTTAAGAAATGGTGATTTAGTCATAGATCCACTCGAATGGACAGACATGGGAAGTTTGACCTGTTATGCCAAATCGGATTACAAGGAAGACAGTGTGACTACATTCCTTTATCCAATGGTA aacgaaaagaagcatttctaa
- the LOC124953924 gene encoding neural/ectodermal development factor IMP-L2 isoform X2, which yields MKRFLTPSTLFLIIVTMNMIFGSPLSLIRLLTNNRAYGHGVNKDSNHLDNEKNYENSISIDDSAPTADINLQDYQHDWTKITKNPASSLTATIGNRIELQCEANGSPPPQILWLKGNDPEKQLAEFLGKSMADMEISSDGWEGLGQIVSKLVIECVTPNDQGLIYCASVAGKKVQLSSPTLLLINGENGNSSCNGENKPTITLYSPMRFALIGSTVVLPCRATGKLRPYTYWLDNNAAVIHSSSNPRHKILRNGDLVIDPLEWTDMGSLTCYAKSDYKEDSVTTFLYPMNEKKHF from the exons ATGAAACGATTCTTAACACCGTCCACTCTTTTCCTGATCATCGTTACGATGAATATGATCTTTGGAAGtcctttatcattaattagattattaacaaataatcgTGCTTATGGCCATGGAGTTAACAAAGATTCTAATCATTTGGACAATGAAAAGAATTATGAGAATTCAATATCCATAGATGATTCTGCTCCAACGGCTGATATTAATTTACAG gattaCCAACATGATTGGACGAAAATTACGAAGAACCCTGCGAGTTCTTTAACTGCCACAATCGG aaACCGAATCGAGTTACAATGTGAAGCTAATGGCAGTCCACCGCCACAAATTCTTTGGTTGAAAGGAAACGATCCGGAAAAGCag CTAGCCGAGTTTCTGGGCAAAAGTATGGCGGATATGGAGATTTCTTCCGACGGATGGGAAGGACTCGGTCAGATTGTTTCGAAACTCGTCATAGAATGTGTTACACCGAACGATCAAGGTTTAATTTATTGCGCATCCGTAGCTGGCAAGAAAGTGCAGTTGTCCAGTCCGACCTTACTCTTGATCAATg GAGAGAATGGAAACAGCAGTTGTAACGGCGAAAATAAACCCACGATAACTCTGTACTCACCGATGAGATTTGCTCTGATTGGATCTACGGTCGTTTTGCCATGTAGAGCTACAGGCAAGCTGAGACCTTATACGTATTGGTTGGACAATAACGCGGCAGTTATACATTCGTCCTCGAATCCACGACATAAGATCTTAAGAAATGGTGATTTAGTCATAGATCCACTCGAATGGACAGACATGGGAAGTTTGACCTGTTATGCCAAATCGGATTACAAGGAAGACAGTGTGACTACATTCCTTTATCCAATG aacgaaaagaagcatttctaa